In one Nocardia tengchongensis genomic region, the following are encoded:
- a CDS encoding lipase family protein, with protein MTAGTRTIVRACVAVAAGMTVAICPAVTAAADPVPVQPGLPFPIPPAPPYLDPGFYQPDPARVAAAQPGEILAARQVTLANLWVLPLNADAWQLSFRSTDTRGGPIAAVATVVVPHRAAPSGQRGLVSFQMAEDSLSVNCAPSYTLRTGSLPNPLNPVMEAEFVEVQAMLQLGHTVVIPDHEGPNAAYAVGPLGGRITLDGIRAAERFDPAGLPGTDTRVTMWGYSGGAIPTAHAAELQPTYAPEIDLAGAAAGGLMADIRAAIDYNNGTSSFGGAVLGGLFGVAREYPQVDRFIADHMNPLGKAARMVHENQCVALQFAAFPFVNIKGLFDYPGDPMLAPEVQPVLDELSLGHRGTPSAPLYIYEGTFDEVMPLNAVDNTYDIYCHDPRARVQYTRDLFSEHGIAAVSNTASAALWLNDRLNGVPAPEGCHNRDVYSGILDPGAIAAFVNTIGQTLASALGMPV; from the coding sequence ATGACAGCGGGGACCAGGACCATCGTCCGGGCGTGTGTGGCGGTCGCGGCGGGGATGACCGTGGCGATCTGCCCGGCGGTGACAGCGGCGGCCGACCCGGTTCCGGTGCAGCCGGGCCTGCCGTTTCCGATCCCGCCCGCACCGCCGTATCTGGATCCGGGCTTCTATCAACCGGATCCGGCGCGGGTGGCGGCCGCGCAGCCCGGCGAGATCCTGGCGGCGCGGCAAGTGACGCTGGCCAATCTGTGGGTGCTGCCACTCAACGCCGACGCCTGGCAGCTGTCCTTCCGCAGCACCGACACCCGCGGCGGCCCGATCGCGGCGGTGGCCACGGTGGTGGTGCCGCATCGGGCGGCGCCGAGCGGACAGCGCGGGCTGGTCTCGTTCCAGATGGCAGAGGACTCCCTGTCGGTGAACTGCGCACCCTCCTACACCTTGCGCACGGGGTCGCTGCCCAATCCGTTGAATCCGGTGATGGAAGCCGAATTCGTCGAGGTGCAGGCCATGCTGCAGCTCGGGCACACCGTGGTGATCCCCGATCACGAGGGCCCCAACGCGGCGTACGCGGTGGGACCGCTGGGCGGGCGCATCACCCTCGACGGGATTCGCGCGGCCGAACGCTTCGACCCGGCCGGGCTGCCCGGCACCGACACCCGCGTCACGATGTGGGGCTATTCGGGCGGCGCGATCCCGACCGCGCACGCCGCCGAACTGCAGCCGACCTACGCACCGGAGATCGATCTGGCCGGGGCGGCCGCGGGCGGTCTGATGGCCGATATCCGCGCCGCCATCGACTACAACAACGGCACCTCGAGCTTCGGCGGTGCGGTGCTGGGCGGGCTGTTCGGGGTGGCGCGGGAGTATCCGCAGGTGGATCGGTTCATCGCCGACCATATGAACCCGCTGGGCAAGGCGGCGCGGATGGTGCACGAGAACCAGTGCGTGGCCCTGCAATTCGCGGCGTTCCCGTTCGTGAACATCAAGGGCCTGTTCGATTATCCCGGCGATCCGATGCTGGCGCCGGAGGTGCAGCCGGTGCTCGACGAGCTCAGTCTCGGGCATCGCGGGACGCCGAGCGCGCCGCTCTACATCTACGAGGGCACCTTCGACGAGGTGATGCCGCTCAACGCCGTCGACAACACTTATGACATTTACTGCCACGACCCGCGCGCCCGCGTGCAGTACACGCGGGACTTGTTCAGTGAGCACGGCATCGCGGCGGTGTCGAATACCGCGAGCGCGGCGCTGTGGCTCAACGACCGCCTCAACGGTGTTCCGGCGCCGGAGGGCTGCCACAACCGCGACGTCTATTCCGGCATTCTGGACCCGGGTGCGATCGCGGCGTTCGTGAACACGATCGGGCAGACCCTCGCGTCGGCGCTCGGGATGCCGGTGTGA